Proteins from a genomic interval of Dissulfurirhabdus thermomarina:
- the drmB gene encoding DUF1998 domain-containing protein — MSTIGDIRPSQIITTFGPGSIVDLRTLSVIIAGLDYWNPLDEELIDEPRLLRALGKHAFYRPASRVDHRGRPVGGVPTIIFPAWLVCPRCGRLAPWQEFVWEQKRQRFLCKETRCPGKGNAVAFPSRFIVACANGHLDDFPWLTCVHGGQAQDCQGPLKLVDRGLSGSISDLLVVCEGCGARRPMGHAFGEQRAAAIGPCTARRPWLGTDDVDPDGCDAEPRPLLRGASNAWFPVLRSALSIPPWVNPVQEAVGKYERHMIRLDSLEKVEMFLELGNYPELERFTAEEIWSALQERRNRTLRTVTDLLWEEWLAFRQPSAGTGKTEFETRQVDLPPGLEPWLARVVQATRLREVRAILGFTRIDALGEPGDDSAAEIKIAPLSRRPMDWLPAVETKGEGIFIEFHEDALRTWENRDDVKTLSGNLSRIYALWRKERGLPDAAFPGIRYVLLHSIAHMLIRQLSLDCGYSASSIRERIYCSSNPDKPMAGILLYTAVADSEGSLGGLVELGEPDRFGPLMRAALRGATVCSSDPLCAEHRAEEHGILNGAACHACLMVSETSCERGNRLLDRNLVVPTFAGSSLAFFPESLCGSPDGGPDS; from the coding sequence ATGAGCACCATCGGGGATATAAGGCCAAGCCAGATAATAACGACCTTCGGACCGGGCTCCATCGTGGACCTCCGGACACTTTCCGTGATTATCGCGGGACTGGACTACTGGAACCCGCTTGATGAAGAGTTGATAGATGAACCCCGTTTGCTGCGAGCCCTTGGCAAGCATGCATTCTATCGTCCTGCCTCGCGAGTGGACCATCGCGGGCGACCCGTCGGTGGCGTTCCAACGATCATATTTCCGGCCTGGCTGGTTTGTCCGCGTTGCGGACGTCTCGCACCGTGGCAGGAGTTCGTCTGGGAACAGAAAAGACAAAGATTCCTCTGCAAGGAGACGCGTTGTCCTGGAAAAGGGAACGCCGTAGCTTTTCCCTCCCGTTTTATTGTCGCCTGCGCGAATGGCCATCTCGATGATTTCCCGTGGCTGACCTGCGTTCATGGAGGTCAGGCCCAGGACTGCCAGGGCCCCCTGAAACTCGTGGATCGCGGGCTTTCCGGCTCTATTTCCGATCTGCTCGTTGTGTGTGAAGGTTGCGGAGCCAGGCGTCCGATGGGACACGCGTTCGGTGAACAGCGGGCTGCGGCCATCGGACCCTGCACGGCCCGCAGACCATGGCTGGGAACGGATGATGTGGACCCTGATGGATGCGACGCGGAGCCGAGACCGCTTCTCAGAGGAGCAAGCAATGCGTGGTTCCCGGTCCTGCGCAGCGCTCTCTCCATACCACCGTGGGTCAATCCTGTCCAGGAAGCCGTGGGCAAATATGAAAGGCATATGATCAGGCTCGACTCCCTCGAGAAGGTGGAGATGTTCCTTGAGCTGGGGAATTACCCCGAACTGGAGCGATTCACGGCGGAAGAAATCTGGTCTGCCCTCCAGGAGAGGAGGAATCGCACCCTTCGCACGGTGACAGATTTGCTGTGGGAGGAGTGGCTGGCCTTCCGGCAACCTTCGGCGGGTACAGGGAAAACCGAGTTCGAGACGAGGCAGGTGGATCTGCCTCCGGGACTGGAACCGTGGCTTGCGCGCGTCGTCCAGGCAACGCGTCTGCGGGAAGTCCGCGCCATTCTCGGCTTTACCCGCATAGATGCCCTGGGGGAGCCCGGCGACGACAGTGCAGCAGAGATCAAGATAGCTCCACTGAGCCGCAGACCCATGGACTGGCTTCCTGCAGTGGAGACCAAGGGCGAAGGGATTTTCATCGAGTTCCACGAGGACGCCCTGAGGACCTGGGAGAACCGTGATGACGTGAAAACGCTTTCTGGGAATCTCTCACGCATATACGCCTTGTGGCGCAAGGAGCGGGGACTACCTGATGCGGCGTTCCCGGGAATACGGTACGTTCTTCTGCATTCCATAGCCCACATGCTCATCAGGCAGCTGTCGCTCGACTGCGGCTATTCCGCGAGCTCCATCCGGGAACGGATATATTGTTCATCGAACCCCGACAAACCCATGGCTGGTATTCTTCTGTATACAGCGGTGGCGGATTCGGAAGGCAGCCTTGGTGGTCTGGTGGAACTGGGGGAGCCGGATCGTTTTGGCCCGCTTATGCGGGCGGCTCTCAGGGGTGCAACGGTATGCTCCTCGGATCCGCTCTGCGCGGAACACCGGGCAGAAGAGCACGGGATCCTGAACGGGGCAGCCTGCCACGCCTGCCTGATGGTGTCGGAAACGTCGTGTGAGCGCGGGAACAGATTGCTCGACCGCAATCTGGTGGTCCCGACATTCGCGGGTTCCTCGCTTGCCTTCTTTCCGGAATCCCTGTGTGGAAGT
- the drmA gene encoding DISARM system helicase DrmA, which yields MTVEEARQRIVELLGLELLGPVGGETEELSEAPTSRYLLGMLAPVGTGIDPEEDDDVETLEEDEETGEAERGAPLGQSLNPSSIGMSFLVSEEVQGIRVKARWGKYSRIGKEEGGSTTGKWKRAPVSFEATINVSTAGGRHRIECPDEPGVCIEWIVHEQKGFRAVSVFLVNRKEVPDTRGRKDDYWLFQPVLEVTGTEEGSHPFLARHLDVGRMGDADAASNALLFRNTLEFAVGHGVAVEWNHVDSGRAGLLRTALIPSAEVPRVVSLEAGGDANLFMEDLAKAESGSAISEMLMPLIEGYEEWIEQNEARIAGLPGHYQATGREHLRSCREAVERMKAGLELIRENAMVLEAFKFANEAMYLQRIHSTRAVASRETGGDLPGHTPRPEWRPFQMGFILLNIRGIVDPSHEDRRITDLLWFPTGGGKTEAYLGLAAFVFALRRLRGDVEGMRSDAGTAVLMRYTLRLLTVQQFQRASTLVCACEIIRRRDPERWGKEPFRIGLWVGRGTTPNSFKDSEIALSDLARNNAATTGNPVQLVSCPWCGNTITHRNFRADRSVERTLVGCGNPECDFTFRNSSGEGLPVVVVDEEIYRLVPSLVIATVDKFARMPWKGETQALFGNVDRYCPRHGFLSPAEPHPGQHNAVRGLEAVKVEPSSGLLPPELIIQDELHLISGPLGTLVGLYETAVDWLCSWRSGDLVVRPKVVASTATIRRATEQVKNLFNRQLRVFPPPGLDADDSYFSKAQPLENASGRLYLGIFSPGKSMKTALVRVYAVLLAAARTVFKENPEASDPYMTLVGYFNSLRELGGALRLVEDDVRSRLKLLNTYGFERRLIYETRELTSRIDSSEIPFLLGRLELPFQPERSSPYPIDVLLATNMISVGVDVDRLGLMVVAGQPKTTSEYIQATSRVGRRYPGLIVTVYKWSRPRDISHYERFGIYHATLYRHVEATSVTPFSSRARDRGLHGAMVAMCRLGVPGMEQEDGAGRLSRSSPEVAAIVETILSRVRDLDPGRSDLQEAVRRELDAILDEWVGAIGRGNLRYSWENPYRKPPEGSAMLLQPAGSEGDGLWQTPTSLREVEPGAALYLLEE from the coding sequence ATGACTGTTGAGGAGGCCAGGCAACGTATCGTTGAGTTGCTCGGACTTGAGCTGCTCGGACCGGTGGGCGGGGAAACGGAAGAACTGTCAGAGGCCCCGACTTCACGCTATCTGCTTGGCATGCTCGCACCGGTTGGTACCGGCATAGATCCCGAAGAAGATGACGACGTGGAAACCCTCGAAGAGGACGAGGAAACGGGAGAAGCGGAACGAGGCGCACCTCTTGGGCAGTCATTGAACCCTTCGTCCATAGGAATGTCCTTCCTCGTGAGCGAGGAGGTTCAGGGGATACGCGTGAAGGCCCGCTGGGGCAAGTATTCCCGCATCGGGAAGGAGGAAGGGGGAAGCACAACCGGCAAATGGAAGAGAGCCCCGGTGTCCTTCGAAGCCACCATTAATGTATCAACAGCGGGTGGCAGGCATCGCATCGAGTGCCCTGATGAACCAGGGGTGTGCATCGAATGGATAGTCCACGAGCAGAAGGGGTTCCGGGCCGTCAGCGTGTTCCTGGTCAACAGGAAAGAAGTACCCGATACCCGAGGCCGCAAAGACGATTACTGGCTTTTCCAGCCCGTGCTGGAGGTGACGGGTACGGAGGAAGGAAGCCATCCCTTTCTTGCCAGACATCTTGATGTCGGCAGGATGGGTGACGCTGATGCTGCCAGCAACGCATTGCTTTTCAGGAACACCCTGGAGTTCGCGGTCGGGCACGGAGTGGCAGTCGAATGGAACCACGTGGACAGCGGACGGGCAGGACTGCTGCGCACAGCCCTGATACCCTCGGCGGAAGTGCCCAGGGTCGTATCCCTGGAAGCCGGAGGGGACGCCAATCTCTTCATGGAGGATCTGGCAAAGGCCGAAAGCGGCTCCGCGATCAGCGAGATGCTGATGCCGCTTATCGAGGGTTACGAGGAATGGATCGAACAGAATGAAGCCCGTATCGCCGGACTTCCCGGCCATTACCAGGCGACAGGGCGGGAACACCTCAGATCGTGCCGCGAAGCCGTCGAAAGGATGAAGGCCGGCCTGGAACTCATCCGCGAGAACGCCATGGTTCTCGAGGCATTCAAGTTCGCCAACGAAGCCATGTACCTCCAGCGGATCCATTCGACGCGCGCTGTGGCCTCCAGGGAAACGGGTGGGGATCTGCCCGGCCACACGCCCAGACCGGAATGGCGGCCGTTCCAGATGGGATTCATACTTCTGAACATCCGCGGGATCGTCGATCCATCCCACGAGGACCGCCGGATTACTGATCTCTTGTGGTTCCCTACCGGCGGGGGGAAGACGGAGGCCTATCTGGGCCTTGCCGCATTTGTCTTCGCTCTCCGCAGATTGAGAGGGGACGTCGAGGGCATGAGGAGTGATGCAGGCACCGCCGTCCTCATGCGTTACACGCTCCGGTTGCTCACGGTCCAGCAGTTCCAGAGGGCCTCCACGCTTGTCTGCGCCTGCGAAATCATCAGGCGCCGCGACCCGGAGCGCTGGGGGAAGGAACCTTTCCGCATCGGCTTGTGGGTCGGCCGCGGGACCACCCCGAACAGTTTCAAGGATTCCGAGATCGCTTTGTCGGATCTTGCGCGGAACAATGCCGCAACAACCGGGAATCCTGTCCAGCTGGTATCCTGCCCGTGGTGCGGCAACACCATTACCCATCGCAACTTCAGGGCGGATCGTTCCGTGGAAAGGACACTCGTCGGATGCGGCAATCCGGAGTGCGATTTCACATTCCGTAACAGTTCCGGCGAGGGGCTCCCGGTGGTCGTTGTCGACGAGGAAATCTACAGGCTGGTGCCTTCGCTCGTGATAGCCACGGTCGACAAGTTCGCCAGGATGCCATGGAAGGGTGAAACCCAGGCGCTTTTCGGGAACGTCGACAGGTATTGCCCGCGGCACGGATTCCTCAGTCCTGCGGAGCCGCACCCCGGCCAGCACAATGCCGTTCGCGGACTGGAAGCCGTGAAAGTGGAACCCTCGTCGGGATTGCTTCCCCCCGAACTGATAATCCAGGACGAGCTTCACCTGATCTCCGGTCCTCTTGGAACCCTGGTAGGTCTCTATGAGACGGCCGTGGACTGGTTGTGTAGCTGGAGATCGGGAGACCTTGTTGTCCGTCCGAAGGTCGTCGCTTCGACGGCAACCATCCGACGGGCAACAGAGCAGGTCAAGAACCTCTTCAACAGGCAGCTCAGGGTGTTCCCTCCGCCAGGTCTCGACGCGGACGACTCATACTTCTCCAAGGCCCAGCCGCTCGAGAATGCTTCCGGGCGACTCTACCTCGGGATCTTCTCGCCAGGGAAAAGCATGAAGACGGCTCTGGTCCGGGTCTATGCGGTCCTGCTTGCTGCAGCGCGGACGGTCTTCAAGGAGAACCCGGAAGCCAGCGATCCGTACATGACTCTCGTCGGGTATTTCAACAGCCTGCGCGAGCTGGGGGGCGCCCTCCGCCTTGTCGAGGATGACGTCCGATCCCGGCTCAAGTTGCTGAACACATATGGATTCGAGCGCAGGCTGATCTACGAGACCAGGGAACTGACGAGCCGGATCGATTCTTCCGAGATCCCCTTCCTTCTTGGCCGTCTCGAACTGCCATTCCAGCCGGAACGTTCGAGTCCATACCCCATCGATGTGCTCCTGGCGACAAACATGATCTCGGTGGGCGTCGATGTGGACCGGCTGGGACTGATGGTGGTGGCCGGACAGCCGAAGACGACATCCGAATACATCCAGGCCACAAGCCGGGTTGGACGTCGATATCCTGGACTGATCGTCACCGTCTACAAATGGTCCCGTCCGAGAGATATTTCGCACTACGAGAGATTCGGTATCTACCATGCCACCCTCTACAGGCATGTAGAGGCCACAAGTGTAACGCCGTTTTCCTCCAGGGCCAGGGATCGGGGGCTTCACGGGGCGATGGTTGCCATGTGCAGGCTGGGTGTTCCGGGCATGGAACAGGAGGATGGAGCCGGAAGATTGTCGAGGAGTTCACCTGAAGTAGCCGCGATTGTCGAGACCATCTTGTCGAGAGTACGGGATCTCGATCCCGGCCGGTCGGACCTCCAGGAAGCCGTGAGGAGGGAACTCGATGCCATCCTTGACGAGTGGGTCGGGGCAATCGGACGAGGCAACCTCCGGTACTCCTGGGAAAACCCGTACAGGAAACCGCCGGAAGGTTCTGCGATGCTGCTCCAGCCAGCAGGAAGCGAGGGGGATGGCCTCTGGCAGACCCCTACATCGCTGCGTGAGGTGGAACCTGGTGCAGCACTCTACCTTCTGGAGGAGTGA
- a CDS encoding HNH endonuclease codes for MIYRLHKMRERNVRLVRKLKDRWLSKHGTLSCQVCGFDFQKTYGELGRGYIECHHNIPVSELSAESRTRLGDLALVCPNCHRMLHRKRPWISVASLSEIVARQRGGGQ; via the coding sequence ATGATTTATCGTTTGCATAAGATGCGAGAACGAAATGTTCGTCTGGTCCGGAAACTGAAGGATAGATGGCTGAGCAAACACGGAACACTGTCTTGTCAGGTATGTGGATTTGATTTCCAAAAGACATATGGAGAACTTGGGCGCGGCTATATTGAATGTCACCACAACATTCCTGTATCTGAACTGTCAGCGGAGAGCCGGACCCGCCTGGGTGACCTTGCTCTCGTATGTCCCAATTGTCACCGGATGCTTCATCGCAAACGCCCATGGATATCGGTAGCTTCGCTTTCTGAAATAGTCGCTCGACAGCGGGGAGGCGGACAATGA
- a CDS encoding DNA cytosine methyltransferase produces MNGEHKPTFIDLFSGCGGLSLGFLQAGYRCLLAVDQDPNSVHCYNLNLKGDSDRGAVQEDLSRLSSTDDVRAFLSRHGVEPASCDVLIGGPPCQSFSVVGRNKIRALMESGGDLKVYWRKKNRERTMLFEVYALFLEVLAPRWFLFENVPTIRSHETFEAIINRFENLHDDDGRPMKYRLIHNNYLASKYGVPQDRRRFVLVGYREDLGIEGWEPPKEKPTVTVSAALDDLPEVPHGHREREMRYSSSPATAYQRLMRAGKPRELRGRLFDHICRWHNPDDVALFARMKPGARFADPDVQKAIREINPRHKLIKYSTDKFKDKLHKLDPERPAWTVTAHLQKDCYKFIHYSQPRTITVREAARLQSFPDWFRFEGLSMVASFGLIGNAVPPLMAQAFAESFAEADAGLFVHERERLASRKVYSSTAW; encoded by the coding sequence ATGAACGGGGAGCATAAGCCCACTTTCATCGACTTGTTCTCCGGGTGCGGAGGCCTTTCCCTGGGCTTTCTCCAGGCCGGTTACCGGTGCCTTCTTGCTGTCGACCAGGATCCAAATTCCGTCCATTGCTACAACCTGAACCTGAAAGGGGACTCCGATAGAGGCGCCGTCCAGGAAGACCTGAGCAGACTCTCTTCCACCGATGACGTGCGTGCTTTTCTCAGCCGCCACGGGGTTGAGCCGGCATCGTGTGACGTGCTCATCGGTGGCCCGCCTTGCCAGAGCTTCTCGGTTGTGGGCCGCAACAAGATACGTGCCCTTATGGAATCGGGCGGTGACCTCAAGGTCTACTGGAGGAAGAAGAACCGCGAGAGAACCATGCTCTTCGAGGTCTATGCCCTGTTCCTGGAGGTGCTCGCGCCACGCTGGTTCCTTTTCGAGAATGTCCCGACTATCCGTAGCCACGAAACATTCGAGGCCATCATCAACCGCTTCGAGAATCTGCACGATGATGACGGCCGTCCCATGAAATACAGGCTCATCCACAATAACTACCTCGCCTCGAAATACGGCGTGCCCCAGGATCGCCGTCGATTCGTTCTCGTCGGTTACCGCGAGGATCTCGGAATCGAAGGCTGGGAACCGCCGAAAGAGAAGCCGACGGTTACGGTGTCAGCTGCCCTTGATGACCTGCCCGAGGTCCCTCACGGGCATCGGGAACGGGAGATGCGGTATTCGTCGTCCCCTGCAACCGCCTACCAGCGCCTCATGCGCGCCGGTAAGCCGAGGGAACTTCGCGGTCGCCTGTTCGACCATATCTGCCGGTGGCACAACCCCGATGACGTGGCCCTTTTTGCACGCATGAAGCCCGGGGCGCGGTTCGCCGATCCGGACGTGCAGAAAGCCATACGGGAAATCAACCCGCGCCACAAGCTCATCAAGTATTCCACGGACAAATTCAAGGACAAGCTCCACAAGCTGGATCCTGAACGGCCAGCCTGGACGGTGACCGCCCATCTCCAGAAAGACTGCTACAAGTTCATTCATTACAGCCAGCCCCGGACAATCACGGTGCGGGAAGCCGCAAGGCTCCAGAGTTTTCCCGACTGGTTCAGGTTCGAAGGTCTGTCGATGGTCGCATCGTTCGGACTGATCGGTAATGCGGTACCTCCGTTGATGGCTCAGGCATTTGCGGAGTCCTTCGCCGAGGCTGACGCTGGATTATTTGTCCACGAACGCGAACGCCTCGCTTCAAGGAAGGTTTATAGTTCGACAGCGTGGTGA